The nucleotide window CTTGGGTTCTTAGCAATTAATAATGTCAATTCAATAACTACTAAACATTGCAACCCCGATCATCCAACACAGACATTGCAAATCTAGTAGGGTTACCTCTGTCATGTAAAGCATCATAGAGTTGCTGGCGCAGCTTAATAATGCGATCAACCATTGCCTTCAACTCAACAGTCCATTCAGTGACCATTTCCCTACAAACATAGAATTGAAAGACTTAAAAGGGGAAGAGAGATTCAAATATCAGCTTttcatttctctctttcttttttttttccctaattAAGTTGTATCTCACAACtcataagcttttctttgatttatcCATGGCATAATGATTATTTTTCTAATTGGTTACCTTCATTTGGTTAATTTGGCATTGCCAATATTTCCTATAATGACTATTCTCTAACTCTCACAAAATGGAGAGTGGTCACACCCTTTTTTATCTATATTTCATACACAAACGTATATCACATTCTTATGCATCCTATATTACTTCTATTTAGTTGCTACAAATAAAAGTGTGCTTCTACACATTTCATTTACCTACTCTCAGCTGAGAATAAAAATAAAGCTAGTAAGttacaattttaaaatattaCGGGTTAACTTGAACAAGAAGATGAATAAATGGGTATTAAAATACCTATCCTTTAGGATGGTAGCCACAATGGCTGCCCCATGGATGGGTGGGCTTGAATGCATGGGTCTGATCACAAGTTTTAGCTGGCTATTAACCCGGCTTGCCACATCTGCTGTCTTGCACACCTAGAAAATATAAACGTCTCGAACACCCAATCAAGCAATAGCCATAAAAGTGGATTATCAGTAGATATAcaatacagaaaaaaaaaaagaaaaaaaaaagaaaattgcatCTGATATTGCTGATAAAAATGCCATGATTATAAGAAGATATGGAACTGTTCCGTGGACAGCATTATTTGAACACAGGCACAAACTGGTTTATAATAAATGCTGCCTTACAATGCTAAGTGCACCAACACGCTCCGCATAAATTCCCATTATTTTGGAATAAGATTGAGCTACAAGGCATTCACCACCATCTGCTACAAATATTCGAATAGATTGTGCATCCATATCCAAATTTCCACTCACAAAACCCTGGATGGAGCAGAATGCATCATTGAAATAAACAGAAAAAATAGAAAGGAGATGAAGGTTATCATGCATTCAGGGAACTGCTGAAGGTTATAACTTTATTCCAATAGTTGTCTACCTGATACGCACAATCGAAAAAAGGTAACAGTCCTTTTAACCTTATCAGCTGCCTGATCTGCTCCCATTGCTCAAAAGTTGGATCAACACCAGTAGGGTTGTGGCCACATGCTTGGAGAAGCACAATGGCTCCTGATGATGCGCAACTAAGGTCCTCCAACAGTCCTAACACCAACAGAATAATCAAATGACAACATCAATGTCACATACCAGAGAATGAGGTTCAAGAAGAAGTGAAGGAAAAGAACTGTAATAGCGCAAAGTGTTAGTAGTGCAGCTAAGGTGTACAGGAACAGTTAGATGGATGAGCTGGAGTTCTTAAAAAGAAGTGAGGTTGGCAGGAACAATTATAACTGAAACAATAAGCTGTATAAATAACAGCTCAGTAGCTGGGAGAAAGGCATTCAAGAAAATAACAAAATTCTGTTCATTCTCTCAATATTTCTCTGTTTCTCTTTTTCCTAtctcttttttttcttcctctatTTCTCTCTATTTTCTTCTGCTTCTTCTTAGTTCTTCCATAAAAGAGCTAACCCTAACAATTTGAAGCCACAAAGAAGGAATGTGATAACCACATCCTACACCAATATCTTTGGAAGGGACTCAAGGCTTTGCTCCAGAATGCACCATTCTTTCTTGTAAGGCAAAAGATCATTAAATGAGAACTGGTAGCAACCAaatatgggaaagatataaaatcAATCACACTTTAGATGTATATAATAGATGGCATCATTTAGAAATGACAAACTAATGGAAATCCAGTAAACAAGGTAGAATATAAATTGCAAACCTTGAAAGTCCAGCCCATGTGTTGTTGGATCATAATATCGGTAAGTCTTCAACGTATGACCTGCTGCTAAGAAAAAATTTGGATGATTTCCATATGTTGGCTGGGGAAGGTATACTATATGCTGGACAACAAAGTAAACAAAAAGGTCAAATAACATCTGATCATGACAATGTACAAATGAAATTGAAGAATAGTAAAGCAACAGGTAATTAAAGTAAATGTTTTACTTGGTGGTAATGTTTTGCTAAAAACTCAGCTCCAATCCTCAGTGAGCCACAACCAGACACACACTGGACGGTAGTCACTCTGTTCTCTGTGATAGCAGGGCTATTTCCAATAAAGAAATATGCAATCAGCAAAGAAAGGGATCTTTCTCTATAAAGCAAAGTCTTAGAGAAAACAAATTCAAGCATAAGCACAATCCAGTACGCATAATACCCAATTTAGAGACTTTCATTCCTTACTAAAGAATGTAATATATAATATCTGTATGCAGTTAAAGCCACTGTACCTATCAGCACCAAAGACAAGCTTTGCACTCAATTTATTAAATTCTGCCAACCCAGCAATGGGGAGATATTCTTTATTGGCAGACCTGGACATCAAGTAAATTAGACTTAGTTTAATAATGATAGCAAGTTAAACTTCAATGGACGCTGATAAAGCACTTTACATGTTTTCAATTAGTAGTCGCTCCGCTCGTCTAACAACATTCAAGACATGAGGCTTTCCATCCTGTTATATCATGAGTAAGCCCAGTACAAAATTAACAATGGAAAACCCATTAGTGCAAGTGAGTGAATGCATTGATAATATAAGATCCATAAAATGGGAAGCACGAAATCATAAAAACAGATAAATAGAAATCCATCCATTCTCGTATTGAAATTATAAGCTGTGGATTGTGTTTCCGTTGTACAATACTCTActacaagagagagagagagagagagagagagagagacccacCTCTGCTCGGTAAACACCAAACACCAAATTGAGCTTTACTGGACTAGGATCTTTGCTAAAAGCAGCCATCACCTGTTCAATTACGCATTTTTAACAGCAAAATTGGTCCAAAGAACACTAATAGAAGCTAGTATCATCTATAGGAACCAGTTCTGAGCCTAGGAAAAACATATTTCATGATATACCCACCAAAAGTAACCTATCAAAGAAGTATTCACCAAGTCTTGTATTGTTAAATGAACAATGATTTTTTCTTTAGGAAGAACTCACCGCATAAACCGGAACTTCGGCAGCTCCAGGAACGTCCTCGAAAGCAGAAACCCCATTAGGATTAGAAGATGCCATTGTTACAGAGGGAGGGAGAGAGGAATGCTTGTGTGTTGTGTGTGTGCGCGTGTGATCGGTGCACTCTGCCAGTGTCTACACAAAGACAAAAAGTCTGTCGTCTCATTGACCGTTTggattttttgaatttttatccCACTTTCTTccttaatttgaaaaaaaatttaaatatttttatagaattattaaatttttttgaacttaaattattaataatttttttacataaattgttaattaaaatataaaaaattaaacgattttaaatttttttaataacaataataagATTTGGACTTTTAATAGGATTTAGACGagatgttaattttttttatgtaatatttacaaaaataactactttaaaaataaaaattttaaataaaattattattatatatatagtaTTGGATTATATTGGATAGccgattttttaatattattaattatgctAAAAAATTGGTATATAATAATATTCAATAAATGTTATTTTAAATCAAATAGAAGGAAATGTAGCGGTTGCTAAAACTTTTTATAGCATTTTCTAAAAACATTATTAAAATGTCACTTTTTTATGTAACATTTACAAAAATAATTACTTTAAAAATATTACTAAAGACTTTTCTTTTGTAGTGATTATTTAGTAACCGTTAATATCAATTATAAactcaaatttatttttttttaaaaatcaaaaaaatttgaaatttagaaATTCACATGTAATATGTATATATTAAtggtttaataattattaaacattcattttttattttcagtTAAGTGTTTGTGTCAgactttttttaatatattatttattcaatattatatttacatatattaaaaaatgtcacaatttgaatacttgataaatataattttcaatcatattaattaatcttatatgtaatatctataaaataaattattaatttttttcataaaatataaaattcttgAACTCTATACATATATATGATTGAAATAAactgaaattatatttatattaaatatattcttttcattttatcttatatttcaaatttaaataattatatattttaagataaaattatcaAGGTAAGTATTATCTAAtaccaataattaaatttataattaaaaaaattaattaaaataaaatttaaaattattattttctcatTATGTCAAATAATGATGGATACAAGTATCAAATTTtggttaataatttttaattatatcttaTATATATGTCTATAAAataagttttatatatatatatatatatatatatatatatataaactaaaattatatttatattaaatatattctcTTTCATTTCTTCCTATAAcccattttattttatatttaaatttaaataattatgtattttaagataaaattattaagtaaagaattatttaatatcaataattttacttataattagaaaaagataaattgaaataaaatattatttttttaaatgacataTATTCATTAATGATGAAGATAAATGCCgattttttcttaattaatttttagtctttaattttcATATACATATATTAGATTCACGAAGTGACTTACGTCAGAAATTATAAATCAATAACAATTTAATTTCTGAGATTGTTTTgtgatttttcatattttt belongs to Hevea brasiliensis isolate MT/VB/25A 57/8 chromosome 4, ASM3005281v1, whole genome shotgun sequence and includes:
- the LOC110644138 gene encoding aspartate aminotransferase, cytoplasmic, coding for MASSNPNGVSAFEDVPGAAEVPVYAVMAAFSKDPSPVKLNLVFGVYRAEDGKPHVLNVVRRAERLLIENMSANKEYLPIAGLAEFNKLSAKLVFGADSPAITENRVTTVQCVSGCGSLRIGAEFLAKHYHQHIVYLPQPTYGNHPNFFLAAGHTLKTYRYYDPTTHGLDFQGLLEDLSCASSGAIVLLQACGHNPTGVDPTFEQWEQIRQLIRLKGLLPFFDCAYQGFVSGNLDMDAQSIRIFVADGGECLVAQSYSKIMGIYAERVGALSIVCKTADVASRVNSQLKLVIRPMHSSPPIHGAAIVATILKDREMVTEWTVELKAMVDRIIKLRQQLYDALHDRGTPGDWSHITRQVGLYTFSGLNEEQVALMMKEYHIYMSSDGRINVAGLSEKTVPYLAGAIHAAVTCMR